Genomic segment of Flavobacteriales bacterium:
TAGTTGTTGCTGATTCCGGCACGCTTGTTTCAACCGTAAGTTTAAATGGGTGTTCGGCCACCAGCAATTCGCTAAAAGTAAAGGTAAACCCAACACCCAAACCCAAGTTTGTTTTTAACAAAGCCGATACGTGCTGGTCTAACAATGGTTTTGATATGGTAAACACCTCGACCCTTTCAAGTGGTACAATGAGCTATAAATGGTCGTTTGATGATGGCAATACCAGCACAAAAACCGACGTATCGCACACCTATTTAGACACCGGGAGCCGTGCCATAAAATTGGTGGTTACATCCAATTTTGGGTGTAAAGATTCCATCTCAAAAAATATACATGTATGGGCAAATCCAACCGCCAATTGGCAGTTTAATCAACAGACTCAATGCCTCAACGAAAACAAATACATCTGCACAAATTTGTCGTCGGTGCCGTATGGTTCTATCGTAAAATATCATTGGGATTTTGGCAATGGCGATACAACGAATACGCCTGATGCCACAGTTTCTTTCAGTAAAGCTGGTAAATATGATATAATTTTCACCGTAACTTCAAACAAAGGCTGTTCAGCCGTTCTGCCTCAGCGAGCCATTGTGGCTCAAAGCCCCACCGCCGATATTGGTTTGGTGCAACAAAATGTTTGTTTGGCCGATAATCTGTTTGATTTTACCGACAATAGTTTGGGTGGCAATATTGTTTCGCACCAATGGACTTTTGGAGATGGAAATACTTCTACGACTGCCGATAATTTAGGATATTCCTACGGCAACGCCGGAAATTATCAGGTAGATTTGGTGGTGAAAACAGATTCAAACTGTTACGATACGGCCACCCGAATGATAGATGTTTATGCGAGTCCGATAGCGGCTTTTACCATTAACGATACTTCGCAGTGCGAAAAAGGAAATAACATAATTATTGCCAATAAAACCTTGTCAAACGGGGCTACCATTGCCGCTACCAATTGGGATTTTGGCAATGGAAATACCTCAAACAATGCCAACCCGGCTTCGTTTTCATACACCGCCGAAGGCAATTATAGTATCCAAATGATTGTGAGAAGTGATAAAAATTGTAACGACACAGCCACACAAAACGTTCGGATAAACGCCAGCCCCAAAGCTCAATTTTCGGGCGGAATTATTTGTTTGGGTGATACGGTGCAATTTCAAAACAGTTCAACCATATCAACAGGCCGAATTGTGAGCAATACATGGGATTTTGGCGATAAAATAACCTCCTCAAGCCTGAACCCGTGGCATGTTTATAAAAAGGCAGGAACCTATCAGATTCAATTGATTGTTGAATCGGCTTTGGGTTGTAAAGATACGTTGACAGACAAAACGGCTGCATTGGTATATGACAAGCCAACGGCTGATTTTACTTATAAAAAGTTAGCTTCGTTTGATGCCACCACCGAAATGTTGTTTGAAGAAAATGCTCAAAATGCCAATTCGTGGAACTGGCAAATTTTGGGAATAAGCAGTGGCAGTGGACAAAGTTATCAATGGCAATTTACCGATACAGGCACATTTGCCATAATGCTTTGGGTAGAAAATGCCAATGGGTGTCGAGACACAATCATTAAACAAATTTTTGTTTTTCCTGACGGAGAGTTGATGGTGCCCACCTCATTTTCGCCCAATAACGATGGGTTGAACGAAGTTTTTAAACCCTACGGCGTGCGGTTTGTGAAAGAATTTGAAATGACCATTTACAACCGTTGGGGCGAACAGATTTTTAACAGCATAGACCCTTCTATTGGTTGGGATGGCACCTATTTGGGTAAACAAGTTCCGGCAGGTCAATATGCCATTACCATAAAAGTGCTTGATTTTAGCAACGAAAAAATCATTTATAACAACACCATTACCATTTTGCGTTAGGGTAAGTATATGGCAAGATTTATTAGCGTTGAGTCAAGAAGCAGTGCGTTGATATGGTGAATATACGCCATAGAAGTGTGTATATATTGATGTTGGTGGCAAGGCTTGAAACCGACACCACAGAAAAAATAACAAGACAAAAAAAGAAATAAAATATGGACACAAATAATATATGGTTTACTTCTGACCACCACTTTGGACACAAGAATATAATCGAATTTTCCAAACGACCTTTTGCCAATGCAGACGAAATGAATGCAGAAATGGTAAAACGTTGGAATGAAAAAGTTGGAGTTGAAGATATAGTTTATCATATTGGAGACTTTGCACTAATGTCGTCAGGAAAAGTAAGACAATTAAGAGCACAACTTAATGGACGAATTTGTTTAATCACAGGTAATCACGAAAGTTCAGCATTAGAATGTGCTGACTGTTTTGAGTGGATAAAAGATTATTACGAACTGACAGTTTCTGACAGCGATGCACACAAAGGAGAAAGATTTATTGTTTTATTTCATTATGCAATGAGAGTTTGGAATGCAAGTCATTATGGGACATGGCATTTATATGGACACTCACACGGCGATTTACCAGACGATGAAACTTCATTATCATTTGATGTTGGTGTTGATAGTCACGATTTCTATCCCTTATCGTACCAAGACGTGAAAAACATAATGTCGAAAAAGAAATGGAAACCACCTTTTGAACCAAGAAATAAATAGATAGAAAATGCCCAGCCACCAACGCGGGTTTGGCAAAAGCTGGGCATTTGTAATAAATTAAACATTTGTTCTTCTATTTAGCTTTGGTAATAAATTGAACTTTCGTACTTTTATTTCCCAGCCTTCGCCAAGCCCGAAACCGTTATCGGTCAGTAAAAGAAAGATGAAACATACTGCAATAATTATATTGATTTTGATAGTTGGAATTGGATGTTTCAATAAAAAAGATCGCAATAATCGGTTTGACTTTATCAATTGTTCTGATACGATACCTGAAATGGATATTGATATAAAAAGAAATGCAGATTCGATCCGAAATGATTTAAGTGAGCTTTATGGATATGATTTGTGCGAGGAATGTGGTTGGGTCAATTTTAAAATGCCATTTAAGATTCAAAACAAGAGTGGATTCTTAAAAGTAATGATTGATTACGATTATGAAATATGTGATAATTGTCCAATAGCAATGAGAGAGAGGAATTATTTTTCAATAATGTTTAATCAACATGATAAATTATTGGTGGCAGGAAGACCAATAGAAAAAGACTCTTTAAAACCACAGATTATTAAATATTTGTCAAAAGTAGGCAAAGATGATTTGGCTCCAGAAGATCTTAATGGATTGAATTACCTAATATATTGGAAACCTGACTGCAATAGAGAAATGCTAGATTCTATACTTACTATAGTTTATCAGTCTCATCTTGAATTTGTTGAAAATGAGCTAAAAACCAAGAATATTGACTTTTGCTCACTTAATAGAATGCAACTGGATTCACTTAAACTAAAATACCCATTGAGAATAGAGTTTGATTTGGAAAAAGCAGGAATTTAGGATTTTGACATTTGAATGGTTTGTGCCACAGGAATAGCGGTATCGCCAATACGTAAACCGTTAGCTCGTCACAAAAGCAACACCCAAATAAAATTATGGATACAGAACATCAAATCAAAGAATATATTGACAGTCAACCCGACTCAAAACGTTCGGATCTTGAAACATTGCATAGCCGAATGCTTTATTTATTGCCAAATTGCAAATTATGGTTCTTGGACGGAAAAGACGAGCATGGCAAGGTGGTTACCAATCCAAACATTGGATATGGTTTAAAAACGATAAAATATGCAAATGGTAAAACCAAAGATTTTTATCAAGTTGGAATCAGTGGAAATACAACGGGTATTTCGGTGTATATTATGGGCTTTGAAAATAAAAAGTACTTGTCTGATACTTACGGAAAAACAATTGGCAAAGCAAGTGTAACAGGCTATTGCATAAAATTCAAATCGCTAAAAGACGTAAATATGGATATACTTGACACAGCGATTTTAGACGCAATTAAGCATCGGATTTAAAGTAGAAAGTGCAAAGCAAAACCTCAAACCAAAACACCATCGAAGAAAGGCTTGGGTAAACACTTTTCAAGCCATTCGCACAATATCAGTGTAAAATTTTACTTTTGACCAATGCACGCAAATGCACCTTTGGCCGAGCGGGTTCGGCCACAATTGTTAAATGAGTATATAGGTCAGCAGCACATCATTGCTGAGGGGAAGCCACTTTATAATTCCATAAAAAATGGGGCATTGCCGTCTATTATTTTTTGGGGACCTCCTGGTGTCGGAAAAACAACGTTGGCCAAAATCATTTCAAACGAACTAAAACGACCCTTTTTTATTTTAAGTGCCACCGAATCAGGGGTAAAACAGGTTAGAGAGGTCATAGAAAAAGCCGAAAAATCGAGGTTTTTGGGTAGTCAAAATGCAGTTTTGTTTATTGATGAAATTCATCGGTTTAATAAATCGCAGCAAGACAGCTTGTTGGGAGCGGTTGAACAGGGCATAATCACACTTATTGGTGCCACCACCGAAAACCCTTCTTTTGAAGTGAATGCGGCTTTGCTGAGTAGGTGTGAGGTCTATGTGCTTAAATCACTTGGTAAGGAAGAGCTGAGAGAAGTGGTGGAGCGTGCCATCAAAACCGATGAGCTTTTGAAGCAGAAAAAAATTAAGCTCAAAGAGTTGGATGCCTTGATGGTGCTGTCTGGGGGCGATGCCCGACGAATTTTGAATACGTTGGAAATTGTGGTAAATGCCAACTCTACCGATAAAATTTTGACCATCACCAATAAACTGGTGGAACAATCGGTGCAACAAAATCGGTTGATATACGACAAAACCGGAGACCAGCATTACGACATTATTTCGGCCTTTATTAAATCCATGCGGGGCAGCGACCCCAATGCAGCGGTGTATTATTTGGCCAGAATGATTGAGGCCGGAGAAGACCCCATATTTATTGCCCGACGTATGGTTATTTTAGCCAGCGAAGATATTGGAAATGCCAACCCAACGGCTTTGGTTTTAGCCACCAACGGTTTGCAGGCGGCTCAAGCCATTGGCTATCCAGAGTGCAGAATTATACTTTCGCAAGTGGCCGTGTATTTGGCCACTTCGCCCAAAAGTAATAGTACCTATATGGCCATTGGCAAAGCACAAAAGTTGATTGCCGAAACAGGAAACTTACCCGTGCCGATGCACCTAAGAAACGCTCCGACAAAGCTGATGAAAGAACTGGATTATGGTGTTGGTTATAAATATGCCCACGATTTTGGAGGGTTTGTAAACTTGGAATTTTTGCCGGAAGAAATTGTTGGAACCACGCTGTATGAACCATCAAATAATGCCCGCGAAAATGAAACAAGAACTCGAATGAAAGCGTATTGGAAGGAAAAGTATGGGTATTGAATGTTTTCCCAAAAACAAATATGCCACCACAAATAAGAGCTAAAAAACACTTTCTTGCAGAGAAACTGTGCCTGCTACTTATGCAGCAGGCCAATAACTTTTAGGAGGTTTGTCTATTTGCCACCAAACGCAAAACGGTTGAAGATTGAAATGGACATGTATGAATTTAACTTTTTGATATACAGAAGTACTCGCTATGTTAAATGCGGTGCAAAGGAAATCAATTTCAAAAAAAGTATTTTGTCATAAATGACATTGTTTTTGTTTTGATTGGCAAAAAGTAGATTTGGAAGTATTTTTGACTACTTTTTTGACAAGAAGTAAAAGCAACTTCTTATTTTTGGCAAAAAAAACGATGAGTGCTACTAAAGTTCCTATTCAATTAATTCGGAAACTAAAAGAACAAATTGTATCTGTTGCTTCTCCTGGAGTAAATATTCACAAAGAATTGGCTGATTTACTGAAATCATCTCAGGAATCGGTTTATAGAAAATTTAGGGGTGAAACGGCTTTTAATATTAGCGAGCTCTATACTATTTCGAAGCATTATGGAATTAACCTCGGTTTTCTACTGAACACTACAGACGAAAAAAAGGTAAATTTTAAACCGTTGTTCAATTTGGGGTCGGGTATTCAAGATTATTTAGAAGATATACTTACCACGCTCAACATACTATCAAAATATGACCAATTCAGACTGACAATGACGTGTGCTGATGCACCTTTGTTTCGTATTTTCGGTTATCCAAATCTAACCAAGTTTAAGGTGTTTTACTGGAACAATATCCTCAATTCGCAGCAGGATGACAACGAAATGTTGGATATGCAAAAGACCATTCCAATGAGTTCGGTGTGCAGGCTTCACGATCTTTTTCTAAATTTGAATATAGTGGAAGTATGGTCAAAAAACACACTGACAGGAATGCTCAATCAAATTGAATATTATTACGACTGTGGCCTGATAAAGGATGCCGATATGGAACTGCTCTCAATGGACATGAAAAAACTGATAGATGACCTTTTTGATCCGACCGACAAACGAAACAGCAATCTCTATCTGCACGAATTGTCGTTTAACAACAATACATTTTTTGTAGAAACCAAACAAAAAAGTGTGCTTTCGTTGGGTGTAAACGGCATAAATTCCATCATGTCGGAAGATAAAGATATACTTTCTGAACACAGAATGTGGTTTCGAAAAGTGATGGCTAAGTCATATCGTGTTTCAGGACAATCAAAAAAAATAAGTTATGCTTTGCATCGCGAATTTGACGATCAACTAAATCGTTCGTTTGTTCCTCGACTTACCACCCGATATTTGGCCGTATAATTTACACCGAAACCTCGCCTTTTATGGCAGGATGTGGGTTGTAATTTATCAATTCAAAATCCTCAAAATCAAAGGCATACAAATCGTTTACATCAGGATTCATTTTCATGGTAGGGTAGGGGCGAGCCTCTCGGCTTAACTGCAATTCAACCTGTTCAAAATGATTTTTATAAATATGAGCATCTCCAAAGGTGTGCACATATTCTCCCAAGCCAAGTCCGCAAACCTGAGCCATCATCATGGTTAAAAGGGCATACGATGCAATGTTGAATGGCACACCCAAAAACAAATCGGCACTGCGTTGATATAGCTGACAACTCAGTTTTCCGTCAGCCACATAAAACTGAAACATACAGTGACAAGGGCTTAAAGCCATTTTTGGCAAATCGCCCACATTCCATGCGTTTACGATTATTCTTCGGCTATCGGGATTGTTTTTTAATAAGTGCAAAACCTCTTCTATTTGGTCTATAACCGAGCCATCCGCAGCCTGCCAACTTCGCCATTGTTTCCCATAAACTGGGCCTAAATTGCCATTTTCGTCGGCCCACTCATTCCAAATCCGAACCCCGTTGTCAGTAAGGTATTTAATGTTGGTGTCGCCTTTCAAAAACCAGAGCAATTCATAAATGATTGATTTTAGATGTACCTTTTTTGTGGTTATCAGCGGAAAACCTTCAGATAAATCAAAACGAAGTTGACCTCCAAAAACACTTCGGGTTCCGGTGCCGGTTCGGTCGCTTTTGTCGGTACCGTTTTCAAAAACAAATTTTAGAAAATCTTCGTATTGAGTCATTTTTATTTTTTTTAAGAATTGAAGTCGTGTCCTATTTGCACAAAAACAACACTTCAAAGAACGCCAACTTATCTTGGTTGTTTTCAACAATATTTAAACCTTAAAAATATTAGTTTTGCGGTTTGAAAGAAAAAACAACATGGCAGTAGCATTAAAATTACCAAAAATGAGCGACACAATGGAAGAAGGTGTGATTGTGTCATGGCAGGTAAAGGTTGGTGATGAAATAAAATCAGGCGATATTTTGGCTGAGGTTGAAACCGACAAAGCCACGATGGACTTAGAAAACTACGAAAAGGGAACAGTTTTGCATTTGAATGTAGAGGAGGGCAAAGCCATTGCTGTTGATAGCATTATTGCCATTGTCGGAAAAAAGGGAGAAGATTTCTCGGCTCTACTTTCTGCAACCCCAAAAAAGGCGGAAGCACCAACAGAAGCTCCGGCAGAAAAAGAAATAATTCCAAGCACCCAGCCTGCAACACCTGCTGCAATTGAAACTACCGTTGGAAACTCTGATAGCCGAATACTGGCCTCACCATTAGCCAAAAAAATGGCTTCAGATAAAGGTATTGACATTGCTATGGTGGCAGGAAGCGGCGAAAACGGACGAATTATTAAACGTGATGTCGAGAGCTATTCCCCAGCGGTTATGCCAGCATCAGTTTCGGGAACAGAATCGTTTACCACCGTTCCTGTTTCCCAAATGCGAAAAACCATTGCCCGCCGATTGAGCGAAAGCAAGTTTACTGCCCCACATTTTTATCTTACCATGGAGATAAGAATGGACAACGCCATTGCTGCCCGACAAGAAATGAATCAATTTTCGGAGGTGAAAATTTCGATGAATGATTTGGTTGTAAAAGCGGCAGCCACGGCATTAACCCGACATCCAAAAGTGAACTCAAGTTGGTTGGGCGATACCATTCGAATAAATAACCACATTCATGTTGGTGTGGCTATGGCGGTGGACGAAGGCCTTTTGGTTCCGGTGGTAAAACATGCAAATAACAAATCGCTTTCGCAAATAAGCACAGAGGTGAAAGCCTTTTCGGCCAAAGCCAAAGATAAAAAATTGCAACCTGCCGATTGGGAAGGCAATACCTTTACCATTTCCAACCTCGGAATGTTTGGCATTGAAGAATTTACGGCCATCGTAAACCCCCCAGATGCCTGCATTATGGCAGTGGGGGCATCAAAAGAAACCGTATTGGTAGAAAACGGCGAAATGAAAATTGGCAACGTAATGAAAGTAACTTTAAGCTGCGACCACCGTGTGGTTGACGGCGTAGTAGGTTCTCAATTTTTATTGACTTTTAAAGAGTTGATGGAAAATCCTGTAAAGATTTTGGTATAAAAAAAAGATACTCAGGCAACGGAAAACCTTTTTATTGCATCATGAGGTAAAATGATTATCATGAAGCATTTTAAAAGAAACCTGATTCTAATTTTAAGCCTACTTTCTGTTCATCAAGCTTATGCACAATGTGATGCTAGTTTTTCACATTACAATCCATGGGATGCAGTAGATTTAAGCATTTATAATTTTAGGGACTCTGGGAACAATGGGTTAATTTACCAAAAATGGGATTTTGGCGATGGCGATAGCACAAATTTCTATTTGACATACGGGGGAGTCTCGGGACATGTCTATAAAAAATTTGGGATTTACCAAATTACCAGGTATATATGGGATAGTGTAAATAGTTGCCGAGATACATTCTCGGATACCATTCACATTAATTGTATTAAGCCAAGTTTTACAGCTTATCACAAATATTCAACTTCCAATTTTGGTGTAGAGTGGGCAAATATTGGGGGTGTTGCCAAATGGTCGTTTGGAAATGGGGACAGTCTTGATTGGTTTAATTATTCTGGTTATTCAATTGCTCCAAGATATATTTACAAATCCAATGGAAAATATAGAGCTTGTTTCTATACAGAGGAAGGTGATTGGAGATGCAAGGATACTTTTTGTGATAGTGTTGAGGTAAATTATAATTGTATAGCAGATTTTAAAATCACAATAAATAAGGATTCTTTCATTTTATCGGATGTTTCTACGAATGCTCAAACATTTAGTTGGAAAATATATAGTGGTAATTCATTGATTGGAACATCTTCAACCAGAACTTTTATAGGAAAACCATCTAGTAAACAGCATTATGCGGAACTTACAATTACCGACGCAAGCAAAAAATGCACTTCCAAAAGGACGAAATGCATATTCCCTGACTCAAGTGTTAAAAATTTTGACGCTTCTATAAACGTGAATCGAGAAGTTGATATAAATACATTTATACCATTTCAACCCACCCAAATTGATTGGGGGGATGGAAATACAACAAATCTATATTCTGGATTAAAACATAAATATAATACTTGGGCTAAGCATCAAATTTGTATAAGTACACCTGGAATTTACGAAAACTGTCCCTCCATGATTTGTGATTCCATTGATTTGACTACACTATGCTCAGCAAACTTCAATGCGGAGGCTTTAAAAGTTTCGAATATAGATTCATTCGGAACAAATAATAGGTTTGTTAGATTATCTGCACAACAACAGATAGCGAAAGATTTGTTTTATAAATACTATTTTGGAGATGGAGATTCATCAACAGAACCGAACAAAGAAATTTTTTATCAATATAAATCGGCAGGACAGTATAAAATTACCAGAATTGTATCAGATTCTGGTAATACCTGTACTGACACAGTCAGCAAAATGGTTGACATAAAGTTTCTTACCTGTGAGGCAAAGTTTGAATCAAAATTGGTCGGAGACACCTTTGTGTTGGTCAATAAATCCCAGGTAGCAGATAGTATTTGGTGGGAGATAAATGGACAAAACCATTTATGGTCTCAGCAAGACACAATCAAATACAGTTTTAAAGACAAAGATTCTCTAATGAGCTATGTAAGGTTATATGTGGTTTCAGACAGCGGCCAATGTGTCTCTACCGTTGAGCAGTGCCTTCAATACCAAAGCAATGTAAATGGGTTTGAAACCAAAATAGTGGGAAATAAAGTAGAACTAATACCCCGCTGTGGTGCGTTTGGCGTTTGGGACTATGGAGACGGAACTGCCTCCACCAAAAATAACGCACACACCTATGCTAATATCGGCAATTACAGTGTCTGTTTTTCTGTGATGAACGCAAACACAACAACGTGCCCCTCAAAAACATGTGATACGCTGCGAATAAAACAAAACTGTAATGCCGACTTTACCTGGAAACTAACCAATAAAATGTATACCTTTACGTATACCGATTCAAGTGATTCACACAAGTGGTATGTGAACGGAAACTATATAGGCATAGGAAATAGTTATTCCGTATATGACACAAACCAAAGCTTAGAGGTAAGCTTGGAAGCTACAAAAGGATACTGCAAAGCGGTGGAGAAAAAATGTATATTGCGTAAACATCTATGGGGACATTATTTTTCGGGTGAAACGCATTCATTTAATTCAGGCTTTCTCAATGCCTATTGGGACTGGAACAATGGTGACAGTATTAAAAAGGCACGAACATTTAATATGACCATACGTGATGCAGGGATATACCAATTGTGTCTAACCAATCTTGATTCCTCAAACAGTGTTTGCCCTGCCAAAGTGTGTGATGAGCTAGTTATTGAGCTTGACACAGGTTGTACTCCTTTGTTAAGCTACTTTATTGAAGATACAGTTCCTAATGGGAAGAGAGTAAATATTGTTACTGAACCGTATTTTAATCGTAGGGTTAGTCTTTCATTTGAACCCGATTGGTGTTACTTTGTTGATTATCAAAAGCCATACGGAATATATGGACAGATGCCCTTGAACACCGGTTACAAAATATGCATGAAAGAGTGGTTTGGTAATAATGGTGATGATACATTTCGTTTTTGTTCTGATTGTAAAACAGTCTTTCTCGACACCGCAAAAACAAAATGCAAGGCCAATTACGAGGTGCAGCTAGATACTACGCAAAAGTTTAAAATACGGTTAATTAATAAATCATCCAACCTTTCAACACACCAGTATTTATGGGCATTCGGAGATGACTCGGTATCTGATTCCAGAAATCCCAGTCATAGGTTTAATAAGTTTGGGAAATACAATATTCACCTCACCGTTTACGATAGCGTTGAGCATTGCATTGCCCGGTTCAAAGATGAAATTGGGCTGGATTCGCTGGGTAAACTTTTAAAGGTTGATGGTTTTGATGTAGAAGTAATAGAGGGAGACAAAACGGACAGAATTGAATCGGTTGGAAGAGATAATTCATCTATTAAAGTTTTTCCCAATCCTAATACCGGACAATTTACTGTTCGTTATATGGATACATGGAATTTGGTAGAACCTATAAAAATTTCATTGTATGATTTGAATGGACAACTCATTTTTGAATCAGAAGATATCGGGGTTTCGGAGACAAACATAAATATGCAAAACTTTGCGAAGGGTGTTTATATTATGAATGTCAACCAACAAGAAGCCAATGTTAGGGTTCTTATTTTAAAACAAAATTAGAAGACCAAAAGCAATCCCGTAAAGATTTTGGTGTAAAAAGGCCATTTAGCTTTTCTTTATAATATCCGAAAACCGCTGCTTGTTGTTTATATCTAAATTTAAGCAGAATGTTATTTTTTGCCCGAAGTTTTTGTACCCCTGGAGGTTTTGTATGTCATTAATCAACGTTGATGAGAAAAATGGCATATAGATTTCAAATAAATCGGGAATCAAATTAATTATCAAGCCTCCGCTGTATAGAAAAGATTCTTGTTTGCTATTGCTCAGTTGAGATTTTATGTCGTTGAAGGTAAAAAAGTCAAGATATACTCCTAAAGGCAACCTAAACGGCAAATCACTTTTTAGATTGGCGGCCATTACCCATTGAGAAATATTTCCATAGTTCCCACGATTTTTGAAATATGTTTGAGTGGGCAACACCTGTCGATGAAAAACAGAACTGTTGTCCACCCCACGATACAGCATCGGACTCATATAGGTATAGTCCCATTTTCCGGCAGCCGATTCTAATCGGTAATGATACGTTGCATCATCGCTGGGGTCTAAAAATATCCCTCCAAACAACCGGATATCAAGGCCTTTCTTTTTAATTTTATAGGTAATATGTTTATTAAACTCGGCATTTAATTTAACGAACATATCATTTTTGGTGTTGGTTGCTATTGATTTTAGTGTCGTATCATACCGGTATGTCAATAATTTTGGAAGACCTGTTTGCAGGCTTATTTCAAAGCTATTTGGATTAAGTGCCTTTCCATTTTTTCGGTTAAAAATGAGTTCAATAAACTGGCTGTTTCCAAGTTGGGTTACGCTGCGTCTGCCCAGGGCAAAACCCGTATCAAGCGAAAGAGCTGTTTTCCGTTGTTCTATGTCGAACAATGGTTTTTCTCTTATAAGGTGAGTTCGCAACGTGAGGGAGCTGGAAATGGGAAGCCTTTTGTCGTGGTTTCTAAACCCAAAAGTTAAAAATGGACTGATGCGGGTGTATTGATACAATTCATCAACTCCTTCGGTTTTAATTAAGTAATTCGGCAAATGAGAAAAACTGGCAGCCTTTACACCAAGCACAGTTTTGTTGTGTACTTCGTTTTTATAATTGGCAAAACTTAGGTCAAAATAGCCATTGAGTGTTTTTGTGGTGCGGCTATACAAAAGCACCGTGGTAAAATTATTTTTTTGTTGTGGAATGGTTGAGTTACTTAAAATCAAACCCTGCATTCCTCTGTTGTGTCCGTTCCAGGCAAGAGCAGGTGCAAAAGAAAATTTTGTAACATTTGGGTTGCTCATAAGCGACATAAACCCAATTTGCAATGGTTCTATTTTTTTAAACATGCCTGATTTTCGCATCGAGTTGTTTTGTTGGTTTATCTCGGGCATAACACCGTAAGGATCTATTTTTACCAAATCATAGTCCATGTTGGGTGCCGCAACACCTTTAATACCATTGTGGCCTTCTA
This window contains:
- a CDS encoding PKD domain-containing protein; its protein translation is MIIMKHFKRNLILILSLLSVHQAYAQCDASFSHYNPWDAVDLSIYNFRDSGNNGLIYQKWDFGDGDSTNFYLTYGGVSGHVYKKFGIYQITRYIWDSVNSCRDTFSDTIHINCIKPSFTAYHKYSTSNFGVEWANIGGVAKWSFGNGDSLDWFNYSGYSIAPRYIYKSNGKYRACFYTEEGDWRCKDTFCDSVEVNYNCIADFKITINKDSFILSDVSTNAQTFSWKIYSGNSLIGTSSTRTFIGKPSSKQHYAELTITDASKKCTSKRTKCIFPDSSVKNFDASINVNREVDINTFIPFQPTQIDWGDGNTTNLYSGLKHKYNTWAKHQICISTPGIYENCPSMICDSIDLTTLCSANFNAEALKVSNIDSFGTNNRFVRLSAQQQIAKDLFYKYYFGDGDSSTEPNKEIFYQYKSAGQYKITRIVSDSGNTCTDTVSKMVDIKFLTCEAKFESKLVGDTFVLVNKSQVADSIWWEINGQNHLWSQQDTIKYSFKDKDSLMSYVRLYVVSDSGQCVSTVEQCLQYQSNVNGFETKIVGNKVELIPRCGAFGVWDYGDGTASTKNNAHTYANIGNYSVCFSVMNANTTTCPSKTCDTLRIKQNCNADFTWKLTNKMYTFTYTDSSDSHKWYVNGNYIGIGNSYSVYDTNQSLEVSLEATKGYCKAVEKKCILRKHLWGHYFSGETHSFNSGFLNAYWDWNNGDSIKKARTFNMTIRDAGIYQLCLTNLDSSNSVCPAKVCDELVIELDTGCTPLLSYFIEDTVPNGKRVNIVTEPYFNRRVSLSFEPDWCYFVDYQKPYGIYGQMPLNTGYKICMKEWFGNNGDDTFRFCSDCKTVFLDTAKTKCKANYEVQLDTTQKFKIRLINKSSNLSTHQYLWAFGDDSVSDSRNPSHRFNKFGKYNIHLTVYDSVEHCIARFKDEIGLDSLGKLLKVDGFDVEVIEGDKTDRIESVGRDNSSIKVFPNPNTGQFTVRYMDTWNLVEPIKISLYDLNGQLIFESEDIGVSETNINMQNFAKGVYIMNVNQQEANVRVLILKQN